In the genome of Bosea sp. BIWAKO-01, the window TTCTCGATCCGCCGCAACAGGGCCGCGCTGCGCCGCCTCAGGTGTCACCTGCAGAGGGACGCAAACGGCGTAGCCGCTGTCGAGTTCGCTCTGATCCTGCCTGTGATGCTCTTGCTATATTATGGCATTGCCGAGATCGGGCAGGCGGCCATGGCCGATCGCCGAGTGACCCAGCTCAACCGGGCCCTCGTCGATCTTGCCGCGCAGGGCAACCTCCCGCCGGATAGCGCCGCCGCGTCGGGAAGCGCCCCGCGGGGAACCGCATTGTCTGACGCCGATGTCGATACGATCTTCCTCGTCGGGCAAATGATCATGGCCCCCTTCACCACGACGCCAAGGATGATGTTCGCCAGCGTCACCGTGGACGATAAGGGGGTGGCAAAGGTCTGCTGGAGCGCGCAGAGAAACACGACCGCCCCGCCAACAAACGTCATATTGCCGGCTGGGCTGCTCCTTCCCAAAACGTCCGTGATCATGGCCGAAGCCAGCCACGTCTACGAACCCTTCCTCGGCAAACTGGTATTCAAAGACGCCCTCACCCTGGGCGGCGACAGGATCTACATGCGCCCACGCATGGCTGCGAAGGCAGGCGCGCTCAGTATCGAGCAGGTCGCGCGAATCCAGGGAACTGGCAGCGCCGCCAAGACCATCGTCTGCTGAGCTGTTGCGTGCGCCTCGCCGCCGAGAATCCTGGCGGCGAGAGGAGTGTCCCGATGCGAGATCGCTCGCGCCGGGACATATCTGCTCACCAGCCTCAGATCGTCTGATTATAGGCACCCACTTCGGGGTTTTCGCGCAGAACGCCGTCGATGGCGGCAAACATCTCGCGCATGCGCGCGTCCGAAACCGGGCTTTCGCAGACCACGACAAGCTCCGGCTTGTTTGAGGAGGCGCGGACCAGCCCCCAGGTGCCATCCTCGTTGACGACGCGGACGCCGTTGACGGTGATCACGTCGCGGATCTTCTGACCGGCGATGGTTTCGCCCTTGGCTTGCATGGCCTCGATGCGCTTCGTCACGCGATCGCTGACCTCGTACTTGATCTCATCGGCGCATTTGGCGGCCATGGTCGGCGTGCCCCAAGTCTTGGGAACCGCGGCATAGAGTTCCGCCATCGACTTGCCCGGATTGCGATCGAGCATGTCGATGACCGCGAGCGCCGTGACCACACCATCGTCATAGCCGCGCCCAACCGGTGCGTTGAAGAAGAAATGGCCCGACTTCTCGAAGCCCGCCAGCGCGTTGAGGTCGCGGACGCGGCGCTTGATGTAGGAATGGCCGGTCTTCCAGTAATCGGTCTTCACGCCGAGCTTCTGCAGCTCGGGGTCGGTGATGAAGAGCCCGGTCGATTTCACGTCGACGACGAACTGCGCGCCGGGATGCAACCTACCCAGGTCGCGCGCCAGCATCACGCCGATCTTGTCGGCGAAGATCTCCTCGCCGTGATTGTCGACCACGCCACAGCGGTCGCCGTCGCCATCGAAGCCGAGTGCTACGTCAGCGCCGTACTGCTTCACGGCATCCGCCATGGCATGCAGCATCTTCATGTCTTCGGGATTGGGATTGTAACGCGGGAAGGAGTGGTCAAGCTCCGCATCCATCGGGATGACCTCGCAGCCGATCGCCTCCAGGATCTGCGGAGCGAAGGCGCCGGCCGTGCCGTTGCCGCAAGCCGCGATGACCTTGAGCTTGCGCGTGATCTTGGGCCGGTTGGTCAGGTCCTTGATGTAGACGGCCGGGAAATCCGGAACGAAGACATAGGAGCCGCCGCCCGACAGCTCGAAATCGGCCGCGAGCACGATGTCGCGGAGCTGGCCCATTTCGTCGGGGCCGAAGGTGACGGGGCGCTGCGCGCCCATTTTCACACCGGTCCAGCCATTGTCGTTATGCGAGGCGGTGACCATCGCAACGCAGGGAACGTCGAGCGCGAACTGGGCGAAATAGGCCATCGGCGACATCGCGAGGCCGATATCATGGACCTTGCAGCCCGCCGCCATCAGGCCGGTGACCAGCGCCATCTTGATCGACGACGAGTAGCCACGGAAATCATGGCCGGTGACGATCTCGGGCTTGATGCCCATGCGCTTGATCAGCGTGCCGAGGCCCATGCCGACGGCCTGCACGCCCATCAGGTTCAGTTCCTTGCCGAAGAACCAGCGCGCATCATATTCGCGGAACCCCGTCGGCTTCACCATCGGCAGGGATTCATACTCGAAGGTATTCGGGAACAGCTCAGGCAGCGGCTTCGGGAACATCAAGGCATCCATTGCAAGGGAACATGCAGGGCGAACGAAGCATCAAGCCACATGAATGCAGCCTGACCGTGACACGGCAGCGACGCCGTCTTGACGGACAATTGGCATAGCGGATCGCGGCCGATTAGGAAACGCCGGAGACCGCCTAACCGCGCAGGATCATGCGACCGGTCTGGACCTCGTAGCCCTTGAGCTTGCTCAGAAAAGAGGTTCCAAGCAGGCTGACGGACAGCGCCCCGGCGGGCAGCACCATGGCCTCGACATTGCGCACGATGATAGCGCCGAGCCTGACCTCGCGCAGATTCACCCGGGCGCCTCGCACGACACCATTGGCCGTGCGCAGCGTGACCTTGTAGTCGGATGATGCGGGGCGGATGCCGAGCCCCAGGGCATCGCTCTCCGTTAATGCAATAAAGCTCGCACCGGTATCGACCAGCATCCTGACGCGGTAATTGTCGATGGTCGGATGGACCATGTAGTGACCACGAGAATCGGCCGCCACGGTGACGGTCGGAGGCTCGCTCGATCGGGCCATTGGAGGCGGCGGCGAGGCTAGTCGCGCATCGGACGTGACAGCCGCCACGCCGGGCGCGTCATCGCCCTCGACATAGCCGGCCAGACGCGTGCCGTATGACATCGCGCCGTAACCGACGATGAAGGCTACTCCGAGCGCCCAGACGATGGGCCGTTGCGCCATCTGCTTTCAGTCTCCGCCATGCTCCCGGGATGCTGCTCCCAGGACACTGCCGAAGAATGAATGGGAACGGGCGGATTGGCGGGTTCGGCCAAGCTCCGAACCGATGAATCCAAATAGACTTAACGTATCGTCATCCAGATTGACGACATCTCAGAGGAAGCCGGCACCGGCCAGTGCCTCGATCTCCGGCCGGCGTGGCACGCTTGGTTGCGCACCGGACACCGTGCAGGCGAGCGAGCCAGCTGCGAGCCCGCGCTGGAGCGCGCCTGAAAAACCATAACCGGCATCGAGCGCCGCCGCGAAGGCCCCGACGAAGCTGTCTCCGGCCGCGACCGTGTCGACAACCTTGACCTTCGGTGCGTCGAGGCGGCGGCGAACGCCGCCATGCCAGCCGACGACGCCCTCGCCGCCGAGCGTGACGACGCAGGCAATGCCGCGCTCGGCATCGACGCGTTGCGCAAAGGCGTCGGGATCCCGCTCGGCCCAGCCCCAGGCGCTGGCAAGCACCAGCGCCTCGTGCTCGTTGACGATCAGCATGTCCAGGCAGTCGAGCAATTCGGGAGCAGGCGAGCCGGCTGGTGCGAGGTTCAGGATGACGCGCCCGCCCGCCTGCTTCGCCAGCCGGGCCGCCGCGATGCACTCCGTCTCCGGAACCTCGCGCTGCAGTTGACCCAGCGGCAGGTCGCGCAAGCCATCCGCGCGGGCCTGGGCATTCGCGCCGGCCGCCACCACAATCTGATTGGAACCGGCTGCATCGACCGCGATGAAGGCAGCGCCAGTCGGCGCCTCGACCCGCTCGACCAGCGTGAGATCGACTCCGTCGGCCGCCAGCAGGGACAGGGCGATCTCGGCAAAGGCGTCACGCCCGACAGCGCCGGCGAGCACGACCTTGGCGCCCGCCCGGCGGGCGGCAAGCGCCTGGTTGGCCCCCTTGCCGCCGGGATGCAGCGCATAGCCCGGTCCGATCACCGTCTCGCCGGCTCCCGGCAGGCGCTCGACGGGCGTGACCAGATCGACATTCAGCGACCCGAAGACGGTGATCACGCCACCAGCCTCGCAGCCAGACGCTTCACACCCGCGACAAACGCGTCTTCCGGTGTCGTGATCTGGAAGGGCAGGCCCGCCGTCTCGAACGCCGCTCCATAGCTCGCCGCCAGCGCTCCATCGGCCACCAGATGGACCGTGGCGGGGCGTCCGAACAACGCCTGCACGCCGGCAATTTCCTGACCGACCAGCAACGCCGAGAGATAGGGCCCGACCGCGCCGCCGCCC includes:
- a CDS encoding phosphomannomutase/phosphoglucomutase is translated as MFPKPLPELFPNTFEYESLPMVKPTGFREYDARWFFGKELNLMGVQAVGMGLGTLIKRMGIKPEIVTGHDFRGYSSSIKMALVTGLMAAGCKVHDIGLAMSPMAYFAQFALDVPCVAMVTASHNDNGWTGVKMGAQRPVTFGPDEMGQLRDIVLAADFELSGGGSYVFVPDFPAVYIKDLTNRPKITRKLKVIAACGNGTAGAFAPQILEAIGCEVIPMDAELDHSFPRYNPNPEDMKMLHAMADAVKQYGADVALGFDGDGDRCGVVDNHGEEIFADKIGVMLARDLGRLHPGAQFVVDVKSTGLFITDPELQKLGVKTDYWKTGHSYIKRRVRDLNALAGFEKSGHFFFNAPVGRGYDDGVVTALAVIDMLDRNPGKSMAELYAAVPKTWGTPTMAAKCADEIKYEVSDRVTKRIEAMQAKGETIAGQKIRDVITVNGVRVVNEDGTWGLVRASSNKPELVVVCESPVSDARMREMFAAIDGVLRENPEVGAYNQTI
- a CDS encoding TIGR02281 family clan AA aspartic protease, yielding MAQRPIVWALGVAFIVGYGAMSYGTRLAGYVEGDDAPGVAAVTSDARLASPPPPMARSSEPPTVTVAADSRGHYMVHPTIDNYRVRMLVDTGASFIALTESDALGLGIRPASSDYKVTLRTANGVVRGARVNLREVRLGAIIVRNVEAMVLPAGALSVSLLGTSFLSKLKGYEVQTGRMILRG
- a CDS encoding ribokinase, whose protein sequence is MITVFGSLNVDLVTPVERLPGAGETVIGPGYALHPGGKGANQALAARRAGAKVVLAGAVGRDAFAEIALSLLAADGVDLTLVERVEAPTGAAFIAVDAAGSNQIVVAAGANAQARADGLRDLPLGQLQREVPETECIAAARLAKQAGGRVILNLAPAGSPAPELLDCLDMLIVNEHEALVLASAWGWAERDPDAFAQRVDAERGIACVVTLGGEGVVGWHGGVRRRLDAPKVKVVDTVAAGDSFVGAFAAALDAGYGFSGALQRGLAAGSLACTVSGAQPSVPRRPEIEALAGAGFL